In the Synergistaceae bacterium genome, one interval contains:
- a CDS encoding RNA-binding S4 domain-containing protein, whose amino-acid sequence MRVDKFLKYARLVKRRTVAQEMIEIGAVRIDGRVCKSSSEVTEGCVVEVAYMAKVLKVKVLCADEQLLKRPGSVAYDVEEERQVSVDKRPW is encoded by the coding sequence ATGCGAGTCGACAAATTTTTGAAATACGCGCGCCTGGTAAAACGCCGAACCGTGGCTCAGGAGATGATCGAGATTGGCGCTGTGCGAATCGACGGTCGAGTGTGCAAATCTTCGTCCGAGGTGACGGAAGGGTGCGTGGTGGAGGTGGCTTATATGGCTAAGGTCTTGAAGGTAAAAGTTCTATGCGCTGACGAACAGCTTTTGAAGCGCCCTGGGAGCGTGGCCTACGATGTGGAAGAAGAGCGTCAGGTCTCGGTGGACAAGCGCCCTTGGTGA
- a CDS encoding MBL fold metallo-hydrolase: protein MELKQLGEHTWYIPGRVNIGYYEENGQGYLIDTGLDDDQGRKLLKLLNEERKGVPLRAIVNTHSNADHIGANAFIQKRTGCQVWATRVEGTLTERPSLEPLFLWAAWPFKDIRGKFIEAKASKVTFIGPFESLEANPIEDTALVAVPLPGHYLDMIGVKTLDGVFFLADALFDPGILAKYRFCVMLDVMSAYKTLDVIEKAEAQWFVPCHAPATQDVRELVQHNRKGLAWISDAVEKTLMDSERPLTREEILSHVGVSNGLEMDAAHLLLNLSSISAHLTYLSELGKVEPFVENCFLLWRLHKDRRKEQSE from the coding sequence TTGGAACTGAAGCAACTGGGGGAACACACGTGGTATATTCCGGGTCGCGTCAATATCGGTTATTACGAAGAGAATGGGCAAGGCTACTTGATCGACACTGGCTTGGACGACGACCAAGGACGAAAACTCTTGAAATTATTGAATGAAGAAAGGAAAGGAGTACCCCTTCGAGCCATCGTGAACACGCATTCCAACGCCGACCACATCGGGGCCAACGCATTTATTCAGAAACGCACGGGCTGTCAGGTCTGGGCGACGCGCGTCGAGGGGACGCTCACGGAAAGGCCCTCGTTGGAACCGCTGTTCCTCTGGGCAGCTTGGCCGTTCAAAGATATTCGCGGAAAATTTATCGAGGCCAAAGCTTCTAAGGTAACCTTCATTGGGCCTTTCGAGTCTTTGGAGGCTAACCCGATAGAAGATACAGCTTTGGTGGCGGTGCCGCTCCCTGGACACTACCTCGACATGATTGGGGTGAAGACGTTGGACGGGGTTTTCTTCTTGGCCGATGCCCTCTTCGATCCTGGTATTCTCGCCAAGTATCGTTTTTGCGTGATGCTGGACGTGATGAGCGCCTACAAGACCCTGGACGTGATCGAGAAGGCTGAAGCCCAATGGTTTGTACCCTGCCACGCGCCGGCGACTCAAGATGTAAGAGAGCTGGTGCAACACAACAGAAAGGGACTCGCCTGGATTTCCGACGCTGTGGAAAAAACCCTGATGGACTCGGAGAGACCCCTAACCCGTGAGGAAATTTTATCTCACGTTGGCGTCTCCAACGGGCTGGAGATGGACGCCGCGCACCTGCTCTTGAACCTCTCTTCTATATCGGCGCACTTGACATACCTCTCGGAATTGGGCAAAGTGGAGCCTTTTGTAGAAAATTGTTTCCTGCTATGGAGATTACACAAAGATCGGAGAAAGGAACAAAGCGAGTAA
- the rlmD gene encoding 23S rRNA (uracil(1939)-C(5))-methyltransferase RlmD: MRDAKRMQESKKTKDAIEPTIGPTVELMIDRISSDGSGIARTREGVIFVEGALPGEVVEAEVTKRKKDFSLARVIRVKASNPRRVRPACPVFGTCGGCQLQHASYELQLEIKADLVRDAMTRLGGFDLRNLSLDSDPDSSCDSGLQCIPSSRQWEYRNKASFPIRKIKGKPIAGYYETGSHWLVPLETCPVNAAPLNRLFSLLQKELPSLALDVYDERAHAEPGLVRSGGLRHLVLRAGLHTGETLVSLVVAGRLNAQSMKSIAGLCRPLKEITTLTLNHNSQPGNVILGDRTEAIKGSGLIGERLDEWTLAYDTSSFFQINVEQAAKLYRYVRALVQDEKPETLRILELYSGVGSLTCYLAGLGSVTAVEEWRGAAELMVRNLKNNGISNVNVVEGRAENVLRDLPAYGHASLPGGYDLVVLDPPRSGCERAVLDKILEFEPQHVLYVSCNPATLARDTKFLREGGYRLKSLRVFDMFPQTVHVETVALMERYMERHMERH, from the coding sequence ATGCGAGACGCGAAACGAATGCAAGAGTCGAAGAAAACAAAGGACGCCATAGAGCCGACTATAGGGCCGACTGTGGAATTGATGATTGACAGGATATCCAGCGATGGCAGCGGCATCGCGCGCACTCGAGAGGGAGTCATTTTCGTCGAAGGCGCTTTGCCTGGCGAAGTAGTGGAGGCGGAGGTCACGAAGCGCAAAAAGGACTTTTCTCTGGCGCGCGTCATCCGCGTGAAAGCAAGCAATCCCCGCAGAGTCCGACCGGCATGTCCCGTTTTTGGGACTTGTGGAGGATGCCAGCTCCAACACGCCTCTTACGAACTCCAATTAGAGATCAAAGCCGACCTGGTACGAGACGCGATGACACGCCTCGGAGGCTTCGACCTCCGAAATCTTTCCCTCGATTCCGACCCCGATTCCAGTTGTGATTCCGGTCTTCAGTGCATACCTAGCTCGCGGCAATGGGAATACCGCAATAAAGCATCGTTCCCCATCCGCAAGATCAAGGGAAAACCCATCGCTGGCTATTATGAAACGGGCAGCCATTGGCTGGTACCCTTGGAGACATGTCCGGTCAACGCCGCTCCACTGAACAGGCTTTTTAGCCTATTGCAAAAAGAGCTACCGAGCTTAGCGTTAGACGTGTACGATGAACGGGCTCATGCGGAACCCGGCTTGGTTCGGAGCGGGGGGCTGCGTCACCTGGTCTTGAGGGCGGGGCTCCACACGGGGGAGACGCTGGTTTCCCTCGTCGTCGCCGGACGCCTGAATGCCCAGAGCATGAAGAGTATCGCCGGGCTATGCCGGCCTCTGAAGGAGATCACGACCCTGACCCTGAACCACAACTCGCAGCCTGGCAACGTCATTCTCGGAGACCGGACCGAGGCGATAAAAGGGAGCGGTCTCATTGGTGAACGTCTAGACGAGTGGACTCTCGCTTACGACACATCCTCATTCTTCCAGATCAACGTCGAACAGGCGGCCAAACTTTATCGTTACGTGCGAGCTTTGGTTCAGGACGAGAAGCCCGAAACGCTCCGCATTCTGGAGCTTTACAGCGGCGTGGGCTCCTTGACCTGCTATCTTGCGGGATTGGGGTCGGTGACGGCCGTGGAGGAGTGGCGCGGGGCTGCTGAGCTGATGGTGCGGAACCTGAAGAACAATGGAATATCCAACGTCAATGTTGTCGAGGGAAGGGCGGAGAACGTGCTACGGGATCTGCCAGCGTATGGCCATGCGTCTCTACCTGGAGGATATGACCTCGTGGTGTTAGATCCACCTCGAAGCGGGTGTGAGCGCGCCGTTTTGGACAAAATTCTGGAGTTTGAACCTCAGCATGTTCTGTACGTATCCTGCAACCCCGCTACCCTGGCGCGGGACACAAAATTTTTGAGAGAAGGCGGTTATCGCCTGAAATCGTTACGGGTTTTCGACATGTTTCCTCAAACGGTCCACGTGGAGACGGTAGCTCTAATGGAAAGATATATGGAAAGACATATGGAAAGACATTAG
- a CDS encoding KpsF/GutQ family sugar-phosphate isomerase, whose protein sequence is MKGQMDGKGQMDGKERIGDVDLPWEREGVSCGDESLIQTARSVILDEAAELTRAADRIGPELVRAARAVYQCRGRVVVIGMGKSGHIGRKIAATLASLGTPSFFLHAAEGVHGDLGMVRREDVALFLSNSGSTAEVLAVLPHFKRLGALTIAVTGNADSPLAKHADIVIDAGVSSEADPLGLAPTSSTTLQLVLGDALAGMVTRLRGLRKEDFAAFHPGGTLGRRLLTRVADVMGSPNQLPKVRKDVSVQDALFEITDKKYGATCVVGEIGELEGIFTDGDLRRLLERNGVEALNQRIEAFMTRAPSMIEPERLAVDAVRIMQERQISVLIVVETGGKVPLGMVHLYELLEKGLA, encoded by the coding sequence ATGAAAGGGCAAATGGATGGCAAAGGGCAAATGGATGGCAAAGAGCGAATAGGTGACGTTGATTTACCCTGGGAGCGAGAGGGAGTTTCCTGTGGTGATGAGTCGTTGATACAAACCGCGAGAAGCGTCATTCTGGACGAGGCTGCCGAGCTGACACGGGCGGCGGACAGGATCGGACCGGAGCTGGTGCGGGCGGCGCGCGCCGTCTACCAGTGTCGGGGGCGGGTTGTCGTCATCGGCATGGGCAAGTCTGGCCATATCGGGCGTAAAATCGCCGCGACCCTGGCCTCTTTGGGAACACCGTCCTTTTTTCTCCACGCCGCGGAAGGGGTTCACGGAGATCTGGGCATGGTTCGCCGCGAAGACGTGGCTCTTTTCCTCAGTAACAGCGGTAGCACGGCGGAGGTGCTGGCAGTGTTGCCCCACTTCAAGCGGTTGGGGGCCTTGACGATCGCGGTGACAGGAAATGCGGATTCTCCTCTCGCGAAACACGCGGACATCGTCATAGACGCGGGGGTGTCGTCCGAGGCGGACCCTCTGGGCCTGGCCCCCACCAGTAGCACGACGCTGCAACTGGTGCTCGGCGACGCGCTCGCCGGTATGGTGACTCGGCTGCGCGGGCTACGCAAGGAGGATTTCGCCGCGTTCCATCCAGGGGGAACCTTGGGACGCCGCCTGTTGACGCGGGTTGCCGACGTGATGGGCTCTCCGAATCAGCTTCCGAAAGTGAGGAAAGATGTTTCGGTGCAAGACGCCCTGTTCGAGATAACGGACAAAAAATATGGCGCTACCTGCGTTGTGGGGGAGATAGGAGAGTTGGAAGGCATTTTCACAGACGGGGACTTGCGCCGACTGCTCGAGCGGAATGGAGTGGAGGCCCTCAACCAACGGATCGAGGCTTTCATGACCCGTGCTCCCAGCATGATCGAGCCGGAGCGATTAGCCGTTGATGCCGTCAGGATCATGCAAGAACGCCAGATCAGCGTGTTGATCGTCGTGGAGACGGGGGGGAAAGTCCCTTTAGGGATGGTTCACCTGTACGAGCTACTCGAAAAAGGGCTCGCGTGA
- the kdsA gene encoding 3-deoxy-8-phosphooctulonate synthase, whose amino-acid sequence MKDRMNMNERNGLDANYRIGDFTVGDGKLTLMAGPCSLESLDLGLKIARTMKNVCAARGVHYIFKASFDKANRTSMASWRGPGIVKGLEQLARIKTELSVPVVTDIHEPWQAEDVSAVVDVIQIPAFLCRQTDLLVSAAATGKILHIKKAQFLAPEDMANVVNKCREAGNSRVLLCERGTTMGYHQLVVDMQSLVTMRALGCPVVFDATHSVQKPGGLGGSSGGDRSMALPLARAATAVGIDVLFVETHPCPDAAQSDGPNMIPLAEMGDFLDQVLMIHEARNKIVK is encoded by the coding sequence ATGAAGGATCGGATGAATATGAACGAAAGGAACGGGCTCGACGCGAACTATCGAATAGGTGATTTTACCGTCGGCGACGGAAAGCTGACGCTAATGGCGGGCCCCTGTTCTCTGGAAAGCCTGGATCTCGGTTTGAAGATCGCTCGGACAATGAAAAACGTCTGCGCGGCGCGAGGGGTCCACTATATTTTCAAGGCGTCTTTCGACAAGGCCAACCGAACGTCGATGGCTTCTTGGCGCGGTCCGGGCATTGTCAAAGGCCTAGAGCAGCTCGCGCGGATCAAGACGGAGCTGAGCGTTCCCGTGGTGACGGACATTCACGAGCCGTGGCAGGCGGAAGACGTGAGCGCGGTGGTGGACGTCATACAGATCCCGGCGTTTTTGTGTCGTCAAACGGATCTACTGGTAAGCGCCGCGGCGACGGGCAAAATCTTACATATCAAAAAAGCTCAATTCCTCGCTCCCGAGGATATGGCGAATGTGGTGAACAAGTGCCGGGAAGCGGGCAACAGCCGTGTGTTGCTCTGCGAGCGGGGGACGACGATGGGCTATCATCAGTTGGTGGTGGACATGCAGTCCTTGGTGACGATGCGGGCGCTGGGTTGTCCTGTGGTCTTCGACGCGACGCACAGTGTCCAGAAGCCGGGGGGGTTGGGCGGGTCCAGCGGGGGGGATCGATCAATGGCGTTGCCTTTAGCCCGGGCGGCGACGGCTGTGGGTATCGACGTGCTTTTCGTCGAGACGCATCCCTGTCCCGACGCGGCTCAAAGCGATGGTCCTAATATGATCCCGCTAGCGGAGATGGGCGATTTCTTGGATCAAGTGCTGATGATACACGAAGCGCGAAATAAAATAGTGAAATAA
- a CDS encoding efflux RND transporter periplasmic adaptor subunit: protein MKKFFVLTLILAVGWGIWYAFFRKVPVIYELRTEKVDSGDITATVTASGKLNAVSVVEVGTQVSGTIQEIYVDYNSPVKEGQLIAQLDPAVLRSQLIESRANLEVAEAGVGSAQASLIDSERKLKRNQELYARKLISQSELEGSQTDVLLKRAQLRESKARVTQAKAAVERAETNLDFTRITSPIDGVIVSRQVDVGQTVAASFQTPTLFSIARDLTRMQIDTSVDEADIGRVAKGQDVDFHVDAFPEELFIGKVVQVRIAPTTTDNVVTYTVVIHVDNNDLRLKPGMTANVSVKTDKRQDVLRIPAAALRFRPPQDLLGALSIASEDRRQRTSSLNAGNVWVVHDNQLGHRVFVQTGITDSSRIELVSGDLRNGDELAVAAIAPSTGQRVLF from the coding sequence ATGAAAAAATTTTTTGTTCTGACCCTCATTCTCGCCGTTGGATGGGGGATATGGTACGCCTTTTTCAGAAAAGTTCCTGTAATCTACGAGCTGCGCACGGAAAAGGTCGACAGCGGAGACATTACGGCTACGGTCACGGCAAGCGGCAAGCTCAACGCTGTGTCCGTGGTGGAAGTGGGCACCCAAGTATCGGGCACCATTCAGGAAATTTACGTGGACTACAACTCTCCCGTAAAAGAAGGGCAGTTGATCGCCCAGTTGGACCCAGCGGTTTTGCGGTCGCAATTGATCGAAAGCCGAGCCAACTTAGAGGTCGCCGAGGCGGGAGTGGGAAGCGCCCAAGCCTCTTTGATCGACTCTGAGCGAAAGCTAAAGCGTAATCAGGAACTCTACGCGCGCAAATTGATCTCACAAAGCGAGTTGGAGGGGTCCCAAACCGACGTACTGCTCAAGCGGGCCCAGCTGCGGGAAAGCAAAGCGCGAGTCACTCAAGCAAAAGCCGCTGTGGAACGCGCGGAGACCAACTTGGATTTCACTCGTATCACCTCGCCCATAGACGGGGTCATTGTTTCTCGCCAAGTGGACGTAGGGCAAACGGTAGCGGCCAGTTTTCAAACCCCCACGCTTTTTAGCATAGCGAGAGACCTGACGCGAATGCAGATCGACACCAGCGTGGACGAGGCGGATATCGGCCGCGTCGCCAAAGGACAGGACGTGGATTTTCACGTGGATGCCTTTCCCGAAGAACTTTTCATCGGCAAAGTCGTTCAGGTTCGCATCGCCCCGACAACCACGGATAACGTTGTTACTTATACCGTCGTCATCCACGTGGACAACAACGATCTTCGCTTGAAGCCGGGCATGACCGCCAACGTATCCGTCAAAACCGACAAACGTCAGGACGTGTTGAGGATCCCAGCGGCGGCCTTACGCTTTAGACCTCCCCAGGATCTATTGGGGGCGTTGTCCATCGCCTCCGAAGACAGGCGGCAAAGGACTTCGAGCCTGAACGCAGGAAACGTTTGGGTTGTTCACGACAACCAATTGGGCCATAGAGTTTTTGTGCAGACGGGTATCACCGACAGTAGCCGGATCGAACTCGTTTCGGGTGACCTTAGGAACGGCGACGAGCTGGCTGTCGCGGCCATCGCTCCCAGCACGGGACAGCGAGTTCTCTTCTAG